In a single window of the Natronorubrum halophilum genome:
- a CDS encoding triphosphoribosyl-dephospho-CoA synthase, whose protein sequence is MRTPAQNAELALLLEVAGTPKPGNVDRHRDLEDLRFEHFLAGAVGAQEGLELAANGGAVGPAFERSVEGMAAQGGGNTQFGAILLLVPLVRAAREDLSQPIVESVCEETTVADAAGFYRAFDHVDVFVGEPPAEMEPLDVRRGSDAVPALEERGLTLLDVMSRSVPGDDVAREWVSGFERSFTAAERLADADGPLTERAAAVFLTLLADRPDTLVATRSGEAVAREVTGRAADLLERDALETDREAVESFADDLVSRGVNPGTTADITAAGLFIALERGAITV, encoded by the coding sequence GACCTGGAGGACTTGCGATTCGAACACTTCCTCGCGGGCGCGGTGGGGGCCCAGGAGGGACTCGAGCTGGCAGCCAACGGCGGCGCGGTCGGCCCCGCGTTCGAGCGGAGCGTCGAGGGGATGGCCGCCCAGGGCGGCGGCAATACTCAATTCGGTGCCATCCTGTTGCTCGTCCCGCTGGTCCGTGCGGCCCGCGAGGACCTGTCACAGCCGATCGTCGAGTCGGTCTGCGAGGAGACCACTGTCGCCGACGCGGCCGGATTTTACCGGGCGTTCGATCACGTCGACGTTTTCGTCGGTGAGCCGCCCGCGGAGATGGAACCCCTCGACGTCCGCCGGGGAAGCGACGCGGTGCCGGCGCTCGAGGAACGCGGACTGACGCTGCTCGACGTGATGAGCCGGAGCGTCCCTGGCGACGACGTGGCCCGCGAGTGGGTGAGCGGGTTCGAGCGCTCCTTTACGGCTGCCGAACGGCTCGCCGACGCCGATGGCCCGCTGACGGAGCGCGCCGCGGCCGTCTTCCTCACGCTGCTCGCCGATCGACCCGACACGCTCGTCGCGACCCGCAGCGGCGAGGCCGTCGCGCGAGAGGTGACCGGGCGCGCGGCCGACCTGCTCGAGCGGGACGCATTGGAGACCGACCGGGAAGCCGTCGAGTCCTTCGCCGACGACCTCGTTTCCCGCGGCGTCAACCCGGGGACGACGGCGGATATCACCGCAGCCGGGCTGTTCATCGCCCTCGAGCGCGGGGCGATTACCGTATGA